The Micromonospora sp. WMMD961 genome has a segment encoding these proteins:
- a CDS encoding NAD(P)/FAD-dependent oxidoreductase, which translates to MNPKRILVVGAGHVGLYAALRLSKKLSSREAEVMVVDPQPHMTYQPFLPEAAAGNISPRHSVVPLRRELRRCKMVAGTVTRIEHDRKVATVQPISGPAREITYDHVVVAPGSVSRTLPIPGLHEQGIGFKTIGEAIYLRNHVLDRLDVAAATPDADVRRAALTFTFVGGGYAGIEALAEMEDMARDALRYYPELKQDEVRWVLVEATQRVLPEVDRDMGAYTVQQLMKRNMDIRLDTRLESCVDGVVKLSDGDSFRSDTIVWTAGVKPSPMLDSTDFPRDDRRRITCLPTLQVVDGDQVVEGAWSAGDCAAVPDLTKEPGNFCSPSAQHAVRQAARMADNIAAVIRGREPVDYKHKHVGSVASLGLHKGVAQVYGIKMTGWPAWVMHRTYHMSRIPSFNRKVRVVVDWTLAFVLKREVVALGQLHDPREEFSEASQPVGAPRV; encoded by the coding sequence GTGAATCCGAAGCGGATCCTTGTGGTTGGTGCCGGGCACGTCGGTCTGTACGCGGCCCTGCGTCTGTCGAAGAAGCTCAGCTCCCGTGAGGCTGAGGTCATGGTGGTGGATCCCCAGCCGCACATGACCTATCAGCCGTTCCTGCCCGAGGCGGCGGCGGGCAACATCTCTCCGCGACACTCCGTGGTGCCCCTGAGGCGGGAGTTGCGTCGGTGCAAGATGGTTGCCGGCACGGTCACGCGGATCGAGCACGACCGCAAGGTGGCCACCGTGCAGCCGATCAGTGGCCCGGCCCGGGAGATCACCTACGACCACGTGGTCGTGGCTCCGGGTTCGGTGTCCCGCACCCTGCCGATCCCCGGCCTGCACGAGCAGGGCATCGGGTTCAAGACCATCGGCGAGGCGATCTACCTGCGCAACCATGTGCTGGACCGGCTCGACGTGGCTGCCGCCACGCCCGACGCTGACGTCCGTCGCGCGGCGCTGACCTTCACCTTCGTCGGCGGCGGGTACGCCGGCATCGAGGCGCTCGCCGAGATGGAGGACATGGCTCGCGACGCCCTGCGCTACTACCCGGAGCTCAAGCAGGACGAGGTCCGCTGGGTGCTGGTCGAGGCCACCCAGCGGGTGCTGCCCGAGGTCGACCGGGACATGGGCGCCTACACCGTGCAGCAGCTGATGAAGCGGAACATGGACATCCGGCTGGACACCCGGCTCGAGTCCTGCGTCGACGGGGTGGTCAAGCTCTCCGACGGTGACAGCTTCCGGTCCGACACGATCGTCTGGACGGCCGGCGTGAAGCCGTCGCCGATGCTGGACTCGACCGACTTCCCGCGTGACGACCGCCGGCGGATCACCTGCCTGCCCACGCTCCAGGTGGTCGACGGTGACCAGGTGGTCGAGGGTGCGTGGAGCGCCGGCGACTGCGCCGCCGTGCCGGACCTGACCAAGGAGCCGGGCAACTTCTGCTCGCCGAGCGCGCAGCACGCGGTGCGCCAGGCCGCCCGGATGGCCGACAACATCGCCGCCGTGATCCGGGGTCGCGAGCCGGTCGACTACAAGCACAAGCACGTCGGCAGCGTGGCGAGCCTCGGCCTGCACAAGGGCGTCGCCCAGGTGTACGGGATCAAGATGACCGGTTGGCCGGCCTGGGTCATGCACCGGACGTACCACATGAGCCGGATCCCGTCGTTCAACCGCAAGGTGCGTGTGGTGGTGGACTGGACGCTGGCGTTCGTCCTGAAGCGTGAGGTGGTCGCCCTCGGGCAGCTGCACGACCCGCGCGAGGAGTTCTCCGAGGCGTCCCAGCCGGTCGGCGCCCCCCGCGTCTGA
- a CDS encoding Bax inhibitor-1/YccA family protein: MKTSNPVLARLGQAAERERSAGYAPAGPYGQPGIPQQYPSQAGYPAAPPTVAPMTIDDVVVKTVTLLGILGITAAAAWVLVPDALVGPAWVGAAVVGLVLGLIISFSRMASPALVIAYALVEGVFVGMVSKAFESAYDGIVLQAAVASFGIFFLMAMLYRAKVIRATPAFVKGMIAAMVGLFAVMLINLVLALFGVNTGLRDGSPLAIGFSLVCIVVASLSFVLSFKEIEDGVRMGLPQRYSWVAAFGILVSLVWLYIEILRLLSYFQGDD; the protein is encoded by the coding sequence GTGAAGACCTCGAACCCGGTGCTTGCCCGGCTCGGCCAGGCGGCCGAGCGGGAGCGCTCCGCCGGGTACGCACCGGCCGGGCCGTACGGACAGCCCGGCATTCCCCAGCAGTACCCGTCCCAGGCCGGTTACCCGGCCGCACCGCCGACCGTGGCACCCATGACGATCGACGACGTCGTCGTCAAGACCGTCACTCTGCTCGGCATCCTCGGCATCACCGCCGCGGCAGCCTGGGTGCTCGTGCCCGACGCGCTCGTCGGGCCAGCCTGGGTCGGCGCGGCAGTGGTCGGCCTGGTTCTCGGCTTGATCATTTCGTTCTCCCGGATGGCCAGCCCCGCGCTGGTCATCGCGTACGCGCTCGTCGAGGGCGTCTTCGTCGGCATGGTCAGCAAGGCGTTCGAGTCGGCCTACGACGGCATCGTGCTCCAGGCCGCCGTGGCCAGCTTCGGCATCTTCTTCCTGATGGCGATGCTCTACCGGGCGAAGGTCATCCGGGCCACCCCGGCGTTCGTCAAGGGCATGATCGCGGCGATGGTCGGTCTGTTCGCCGTCATGCTGATCAACCTGGTGCTGGCGCTGTTCGGCGTCAACACCGGTCTGCGGGACGGCAGCCCGCTGGCGATCGGCTTCAGCCTGGTCTGCATCGTCGTCGCCTCGCTGAGCTTCGTGCTCAGCTTCAAGGAGATCGAGGACGGCGTCCGGATGGGCCTGCCGCAGCGCTACTCCTGGGTGGCCGCGTTCGGCATCCTGGTCAGCCTGGTCTGGCTCTACATCGAGATCCTGCGCCTGCTGAGCTACTTCCAGGGCGACGACTGA
- a CDS encoding Bax inhibitor-1/YccA family protein, giving the protein MRSNNPVLNRLDETGRVEARVLGSRDVEPMTVDDVVVRTVGLLVVTGATAAVSWAVIPDAVWLGAALAGSALASIALVLVISLRAITNPVPILGYAVLQGLLLGVASRTFEQVYPGIVVQAVAGTFGVFLGMAALYRARVIRATPRLARLVIGTLLGIAVLSVVNLVSYLISGRPGLAVYSVSGEVGWLPYAFSVVAIIAGAFSFILDFDLVERSVRDGRPRRYAWLSAFGLLTGLVFLYWQILRLLSYLRR; this is encoded by the coding sequence GTGCGCAGCAACAACCCGGTGCTCAACCGGCTGGACGAGACCGGCCGGGTGGAGGCCCGGGTGCTCGGCTCCCGCGACGTCGAGCCGATGACCGTGGACGACGTGGTGGTGCGTACCGTCGGGTTGCTGGTCGTCACCGGCGCGACCGCGGCGGTCTCCTGGGCGGTGATCCCCGACGCGGTGTGGCTGGGTGCCGCGCTGGCCGGCAGCGCGCTCGCCTCCATCGCGCTGGTCCTGGTCATCTCGTTGCGCGCGATCACCAACCCGGTGCCGATCCTCGGCTACGCCGTGCTCCAGGGTCTGCTGCTGGGGGTGGCGAGCCGTACCTTCGAACAGGTCTATCCGGGCATCGTGGTGCAGGCGGTGGCCGGCACGTTCGGCGTCTTCCTCGGCATGGCGGCGCTCTACCGGGCCCGGGTGATCCGGGCTACGCCCCGCTTGGCCCGCCTGGTGATCGGCACGTTGCTCGGCATCGCCGTGCTGAGCGTGGTCAACCTGGTGTCGTACCTGATCTCCGGAAGGCCGGGCCTGGCGGTCTACAGCGTCAGCGGCGAGGTCGGCTGGTTGCCGTACGCCTTCTCGGTGGTCGCCATCATCGCCGGGGCGTTCAGCTTCATCCTCGACTTCGATCTCGTCGAGCGTTCGGTGCGGGACGGCCGACCCCGCCGGTACGCGTGGCTCAGCGCGTTCGGCCTGCTCACCGGGTTGGTCTTCCTCTACTGGCAGATTCTGCGGCTGCTCAGCTACCTGCGTCGCTGA
- a CDS encoding acetyl-CoA C-acetyltransferase: MPIESSRDAVIVATARSPIGRAHKGSLRDVRSDDLAATIVQAALDKIPALDPTTIDDLYLGCGLPGGEQGFNMARVVSTLLGLDTVPGATLTRYCASSLQTTRMAMHAIRAGEGDVFVSAGVEMVSRYARGSSDGLPPEAQALVGGGWENPRFGAAGERSKRRAQGGAEVWTDPRETGELPDVYLTMGQTAENLAQVYDVTRADMDEFGVRSQNLAEKAIADGFWAREITPVTTPDGTVVSTDDGPRAGVTLDAVAGLKPVFRPDGRITAGNCCPLNDGAAAVVVMSAQRAEELGLTPLARIVSTGVTALSPEIMGLGPVEASRQALRRAGMTIDDVDLVEINEAFAAQVIPSYRQLGIPEEKLNVMGGAIAVGHPFGMTGARITGTLLNALEWHDKTIGLETMCVGGGQGMAMVLERLS; this comes from the coding sequence ATGCCGATTGAGTCGTCCCGCGACGCCGTCATCGTCGCCACCGCCCGCTCCCCCATCGGCCGGGCGCACAAGGGGTCCCTGCGCGACGTCCGCTCCGACGACCTCGCCGCGACCATCGTCCAAGCGGCCCTGGACAAGATCCCCGCGCTCGACCCGACCACGATCGACGACCTCTACCTCGGGTGCGGCCTGCCCGGTGGTGAGCAGGGCTTCAACATGGCCCGGGTGGTGTCGACACTGCTCGGTCTGGACACCGTGCCCGGCGCCACGCTGACCCGCTACTGCGCCTCGTCGTTGCAGACCACCCGGATGGCGATGCACGCGATCCGGGCCGGCGAGGGCGACGTGTTCGTCTCCGCCGGCGTGGAGATGGTGTCCCGCTACGCCCGGGGCAGCTCCGACGGACTACCTCCCGAGGCACAGGCCCTGGTCGGCGGCGGCTGGGAGAACCCCCGCTTCGGCGCGGCCGGAGAGCGCTCGAAGCGCCGCGCGCAGGGCGGCGCCGAGGTCTGGACCGACCCGCGCGAGACGGGCGAGCTGCCCGACGTCTACCTGACCATGGGGCAGACCGCGGAGAACCTGGCCCAGGTGTACGACGTCACCCGCGCCGACATGGACGAGTTCGGCGTACGCAGCCAGAACCTCGCCGAGAAGGCCATCGCCGACGGCTTCTGGGCGCGGGAGATCACCCCGGTCACCACGCCGGACGGCACCGTGGTGAGCACCGACGACGGTCCCCGCGCCGGCGTCACCCTCGACGCGGTCGCCGGCCTGAAGCCGGTGTTCCGCCCGGACGGACGAATCACCGCGGGCAACTGCTGCCCACTCAACGACGGCGCGGCCGCGGTGGTGGTGATGAGCGCCCAGCGGGCCGAGGAACTCGGGCTCACCCCGCTGGCCCGGATCGTCTCCACCGGTGTGACCGCCCTGTCGCCGGAGATCATGGGTCTCGGGCCCGTCGAGGCGTCCCGGCAGGCGCTACGCCGGGCCGGGATGACCATCGACGACGTCGACCTCGTCGAGATCAACGAGGCGTTCGCGGCGCAGGTCATTCCCTCCTACCGCCAGTTGGGCATCCCGGAGGAGAAGCTGAACGTGATGGGCGGTGCCATCGCGGTCGGTCATCCGTTCGGGATGACCGGTGCCCGGATCACCGGCACCCTGCTGAACGCCCTGGAGTGGCACGACAAGACCATCGGTCTGGAGACGATGTGCGTGGGCGGCGGTCAGGGCATGGCCATGGTGCTGGAACGGCTGAGCTGA
- a CDS encoding SGNH/GDSL hydrolase family protein yields MNERRVRGMTADLAGRLGRAAAFSLLAGTVGGAAVLAGEAFVARHRRYAQPELGLALRATIGRADAPPLRLVLLGDSSALGVGVDRLEDTIGGQLANLLAEGPTGRRVHLSSVGVSGSRSTDLATQVARSLLGERPDVALILIGANDATGLRRPTDAAAYLGAAVHRLREARVEVVVGTCPDLGAVRAIAPPLRQMVGWSGRRMARAQTVAVLDAGGSVVDLAAETGPVFRADAGTLCHDGFHPSADGYRVWAHALLPAVAAAATVTSRR; encoded by the coding sequence ATGAACGAGCGCAGGGTGCGGGGCATGACCGCCGACCTCGCCGGCCGGCTGGGCCGGGCGGCGGCGTTCTCGCTGCTCGCCGGCACCGTGGGGGGCGCTGCCGTCCTGGCTGGCGAGGCGTTCGTCGCCCGGCACCGGCGCTACGCCCAACCGGAGCTGGGGCTGGCCCTGCGGGCCACGATCGGCCGGGCCGACGCTCCACCGTTGCGGCTGGTGCTGCTCGGTGACTCCTCCGCGTTGGGCGTCGGCGTCGACCGTCTCGAGGACACCATCGGCGGGCAGTTGGCCAACCTGCTCGCCGAGGGGCCGACGGGTCGCCGGGTGCACCTGTCCAGCGTCGGTGTCTCCGGTTCCCGCTCTACCGACCTGGCCACCCAGGTGGCCCGGTCCCTGCTCGGTGAACGGCCCGACGTGGCGCTGATCCTGATCGGGGCCAACGATGCCACCGGGCTGCGCCGGCCCACCGACGCGGCGGCCTATCTCGGCGCGGCGGTGCACCGGCTGCGGGAGGCGCGGGTCGAGGTGGTCGTCGGCACCTGCCCCGATCTCGGGGCGGTGCGTGCCATCGCGCCTCCGCTGCGCCAGATGGTCGGCTGGTCCGGGCGGCGGATGGCCCGCGCGCAGACCGTGGCAGTGCTCGACGCCGGCGGCTCGGTGGTCGACCTGGCCGCCGAGACCGGGCCGGTGTTCCGGGCCGACGCGGGGACGCTCTGCCACGACGGCTTCCACCCCTCCGCCGACGGCTACCGCGTGTGGGCGCACGCGCTGCTGCCCGCGGTCGCCGCCGCCGCGACGGTCACGTCCCGGCGCTAG
- a CDS encoding SGNH/GDSL hydrolase family protein produces the protein MGADSVVPGGARWRQARRLARLVAIGTGATAAAAVATGGVLLGQARQARRTIPMAEAPPPRCDGMYGAKFPGPALSMVVLGDSSAAGYGVHRRRETPGALLANGLSRRLQRPVRLHRFAVVGAISSALRHQVEAALECRPDIAVILIGGNDITNRTPRGLAVRYLVEAVHTLRDAGCEVVVGTCPDLGAIRPIQPPLRWLAHRWSRQLAAAQTVAVVEAGGWTVSLGDLLGPRFTAEPTRMFAWDRFHPSAEGYAMAAAALLPTMLSALGAAQERRVTPTRGEGVRSLPEAAQEAARHAGTEVSGTRFQGRDRGPAGRWAQLRRRAFFGVGAVPQHGSASDTSTVEGLA, from the coding sequence ATGGGGGCTGATTCGGTCGTACCCGGTGGTGCGAGGTGGCGACAGGCCCGGCGGCTCGCCCGCCTGGTGGCCATCGGCACGGGCGCCACCGCGGCGGCTGCGGTGGCGACCGGCGGGGTGCTGCTCGGCCAGGCCCGGCAGGCTCGGCGGACCATTCCGATGGCCGAGGCACCGCCCCCGCGATGCGACGGGATGTACGGCGCGAAGTTCCCCGGCCCCGCGCTCAGCATGGTCGTGCTCGGTGACTCGTCGGCGGCCGGCTACGGGGTGCACCGCCGTCGGGAGACTCCTGGGGCGCTGCTCGCCAACGGCCTGTCCCGCCGGCTGCAACGGCCGGTGCGCCTGCACCGCTTCGCGGTGGTCGGTGCCATCTCCTCGGCGCTCCGCCACCAGGTGGAGGCGGCTCTGGAGTGCCGACCCGACATCGCGGTGATCCTCATCGGCGGCAACGACATCACCAACCGCACTCCGCGTGGGCTGGCGGTGCGCTACCTGGTCGAGGCGGTGCACACCCTGCGCGACGCCGGCTGCGAGGTGGTCGTCGGCACCTGCCCCGACCTGGGCGCGATCCGCCCGATCCAACCTCCGCTGAGGTGGTTGGCGCACCGGTGGAGCCGGCAACTCGCCGCTGCCCAGACGGTCGCCGTGGTCGAGGCGGGCGGCTGGACGGTCTCCCTCGGTGATCTGCTCGGTCCCCGGTTCACCGCCGAGCCGACCCGGATGTTCGCCTGGGACCGGTTCCATCCCTCCGCCGAGGGGTACGCGATGGCTGCCGCGGCGCTCCTGCCGACGATGCTCTCCGCGCTCGGAGCTGCTCAGGAACGACGGGTTACGCCGACGCGGGGCGAGGGCGTACGGTCGCTGCCTGAGGCCGCGCAGGAGGCGGCCCGGCACGCCGGCACCGAGGTCAGCGGCACCCGGTTCCAGGGCCGCGACCGAGGGCCGGCGGGCCGATGGGCACAGCTGCGTCGCCGCGCGTTCTTCGGCGTCGGCGCGGTGCCGCAGCACGGGTCCGCCTCGGACACCTCGACAGTGGAGGGACTGGCATGA
- a CDS encoding YkvA family protein translates to MGKTLKRSAAFTALARALAAGARGGPSLGTRLAALPRMIRATTKGEYDGGLRLALMTAATAYIVSPIDLLPEIPLAIFGLADDAVMITWLAGSVLAETDRFLEWESRRSSVIPGGLVP, encoded by the coding sequence GTGGGCAAGACACTGAAGCGCAGCGCGGCGTTCACGGCCCTGGCGCGGGCACTGGCGGCCGGGGCCCGGGGTGGGCCGTCGTTGGGTACGCGCCTGGCCGCGCTGCCCCGGATGATCAGAGCCACCACCAAAGGGGAGTACGACGGCGGCCTCCGGCTGGCCCTGATGACCGCGGCCACGGCGTACATCGTCTCGCCGATCGACCTGTTGCCGGAGATCCCGTTGGCGATCTTCGGGCTCGCCGACGATGCGGTCATGATCACCTGGTTGGCCGGCAGCGTGCTCGCCGAGACCGATCGCTTCCTGGAGTGGGAGTCCCGCCGCAGCTCGGTCATCCCCGGGGGGCTGGTGCCCTGA
- a CDS encoding cystathionine beta-synthase, with translation MQYYDNVVDMIGNTPLVRLRNVTEGIQATVLAKVEYVNPGGSVKDRIALRMVEDAEAAGLLKPGGTIVEPTSGNTGVGLALVAQLKGYRCVFVCPDKVSQDKQDVLRAYGAEVVVCPTAVAPEDPRSYYNVSDRLTREIPGAWKPNQYSNPANPRSHYETTGPELWKQTEGGLTHFVAGVGTGGTISGIGRYLKEASDGRVRVIGADPEGSVYSGGTGRPYLVEGVGEDFWPETYDRGIADEIVEVSDKASFEMTRRLAREEGLLVGGSCGMAVVAALEVARRAGPDDVVVVLLPDGGRGYLSKIFNDSWMARYGFLDNSGAEPTVADALASKPGGLPELVHVHPTETVRDAIDYMREYGVSQLPVLKAEPPVVTGEVAGSIAERDLLDALFTGQAHLHDTIERHMGDPLPMIGGGQPVSEAVGLLEKSDAALVLVDGKPKGVLTRQDLLSHLGAH, from the coding sequence GTGCAGTACTACGACAACGTCGTCGACATGATCGGCAACACCCCGCTGGTACGTCTGCGTAACGTCACCGAGGGCATCCAGGCCACCGTGCTCGCCAAGGTGGAGTACGTCAACCCGGGCGGCTCGGTGAAGGACCGGATCGCGCTGCGGATGGTGGAGGACGCCGAGGCCGCCGGCCTGCTCAAGCCCGGCGGCACCATCGTCGAGCCGACCAGCGGCAACACCGGCGTCGGGCTGGCCCTGGTGGCCCAGCTCAAGGGCTACCGGTGCGTCTTCGTCTGCCCGGACAAGGTCAGCCAGGACAAGCAGGACGTGCTCCGGGCGTACGGGGCCGAGGTGGTGGTCTGCCCGACCGCTGTCGCCCCGGAGGACCCACGCTCGTACTACAACGTCTCCGACCGGCTGACCCGGGAGATCCCCGGCGCCTGGAAGCCCAACCAGTACAGCAACCCGGCCAACCCGCGCTCGCACTACGAGACCACCGGTCCGGAGCTGTGGAAGCAGACCGAGGGCGGGCTCACCCACTTCGTGGCGGGCGTGGGCACCGGTGGCACGATCTCCGGCATCGGGCGCTATCTCAAGGAGGCCTCCGACGGTCGGGTCCGGGTCATCGGCGCCGACCCGGAGGGTTCGGTCTACTCCGGCGGCACCGGCCGTCCGTACCTGGTGGAGGGCGTCGGCGAGGACTTCTGGCCGGAGACGTACGACCGGGGCATCGCCGACGAGATCGTCGAGGTTTCCGACAAGGCGTCCTTCGAGATGACCCGACGGTTGGCCCGCGAGGAAGGGCTGCTGGTCGGCGGCTCCTGCGGGATGGCAGTGGTCGCCGCGCTGGAGGTCGCCCGCAGGGCCGGCCCGGACGACGTCGTGGTGGTGCTGCTGCCGGACGGCGGACGGGGTTACCTCTCGAAGATCTTCAACGACTCGTGGATGGCCCGGTACGGCTTCCTCGACAACTCGGGCGCCGAGCCGACCGTGGCCGACGCCCTGGCCAGCAAGCCCGGTGGGCTGCCCGAGCTGGTGCACGTGCACCCCACGGAGACGGTCCGCGACGCGATCGACTACATGCGCGAATACGGTGTGTCGCAGCTGCCCGTGCTCAAGGCGGAGCCGCCGGTGGTGACCGGTGAGGTCGCCGGCTCGATCGCCGAGCGGGACCTGCTCGACGCGCTGTTCACCGGCCAGGCCCACCTGCACGACACGATCGAGCGGCACATGGGTGACCCGCTGCCGATGATCGGTGGTGGCCAGCCGGTGAGCGAGGCGGTCGGGCTGCTGGAGAAGTCCGACGCGGCGCTGGTCCTGGTCGACGGCAAGCCCAAGGGTGTCCTGACCCGCCAGGACCTGCTGTCCCACCTGGGAGCCCACTAG
- a CDS encoding GNAT family N-acetyltransferase: MTVTLRPATGDDLMAVGALHQRSRVAAYSAFLPVEALADPTPEAMGRYWVERWQWERDTHRMTVAERAGALVGFSHLGPDDEDDPATGLLNAIHLDPREQGRGVGRALMVDALDAMRARGWRRAALWVLRDNAHARSFYERGGWTPTGAEREEHIGTALTPQVRYTRPLNT, encoded by the coding sequence GTGACCGTCACGCTGCGCCCCGCGACCGGCGACGACCTGATGGCGGTGGGCGCCCTGCACCAGCGCTCCCGAGTCGCCGCGTACTCCGCCTTCCTCCCGGTCGAAGCCCTGGCCGACCCGACACCCGAGGCGATGGGGCGCTACTGGGTCGAGCGGTGGCAGTGGGAGCGGGACACCCACCGGATGACCGTGGCCGAGCGGGCCGGGGCGCTGGTCGGGTTCAGCCACCTGGGCCCGGACGACGAGGACGATCCCGCGACCGGGCTGCTCAACGCGATCCACCTCGACCCGCGCGAGCAGGGCCGGGGCGTCGGTCGTGCGCTGATGGTGGACGCCCTGGACGCCATGCGCGCCCGGGGTTGGCGTCGCGCGGCGCTCTGGGTGCTTCGGGACAACGCCCACGCCCGCTCCTTCTACGAGCGCGGCGGCTGGACCCCCACGGGAGCGGAGCGCGAGGAGCACATCGGCACCGCCCTCACCCCGCAGGTCCGCTACACCCGCCCCCTGAACACCTAA
- a CDS encoding ribonuclease Z: MSMRELVVLGTASQAPTRQRNHNGYVLRWDDEVILFDPGEGSQRQLLHTTVTASDLTRICVTHFHGDHCLGLPGTIQRLSLDRVPHPVAVHFPAGGAEYFARLRHATSFYETAELRVEPIEADGQQITLPCGTLEARRLRHPIETYGYRLVEPDGHRMLPEKLAAYGIVGPAVGELIRVGHLDLDGRRVTRAEVSEPRHGQRFAFVMDTGLCDGVYALAEHADLLVIESTFLESEAALAAEVGHLTAAQAARVATESGVRRLVLTHFSQRYPDPRRFHDEAREHFDGDLIIAEDLTTVQLPPRRVASAG, translated from the coding sequence ATGTCGATGCGCGAACTGGTGGTGCTGGGGACGGCCAGCCAGGCACCGACGCGGCAACGCAACCACAACGGGTACGTGCTGCGCTGGGACGACGAGGTGATCCTCTTCGACCCGGGTGAGGGCAGCCAGCGGCAACTCCTGCACACCACGGTCACCGCCAGCGACCTGACCCGCATCTGCGTCACCCACTTCCACGGCGACCACTGCCTCGGCCTGCCCGGCACCATCCAGCGGCTCTCCCTGGACCGGGTGCCGCACCCGGTCGCTGTGCACTTTCCCGCCGGGGGCGCCGAATACTTCGCCCGGCTACGGCACGCGACCTCCTTCTACGAGACCGCCGAACTGCGGGTCGAACCCATCGAGGCGGACGGGCAACAGATCACCCTGCCGTGCGGCACGCTGGAGGCACGCCGGCTGCGGCACCCCATCGAGACGTACGGCTACCGGCTGGTCGAGCCGGACGGCCACCGGATGCTGCCGGAGAAGCTGGCCGCGTACGGCATCGTCGGGCCGGCCGTCGGCGAGCTGATCCGCGTCGGGCACCTGGACCTCGACGGGCGTCGCGTCACCCGGGCCGAGGTGAGCGAGCCCCGGCACGGGCAGCGGTTCGCGTTCGTGATGGACACCGGTCTCTGCGACGGGGTGTACGCGCTCGCCGAGCACGCCGACCTGCTGGTCATCGAGTCGACGTTCCTGGAGTCGGAGGCCGCGCTCGCCGCCGAGGTCGGACACCTCACCGCGGCGCAGGCCGCCCGGGTGGCCACCGAGTCCGGGGTACGCCGGCTCGTGCTGACCCACTTTTCCCAGCGCTACCCCGACCCGCGCCGATTCCACGACGAGGCACGCGAGCACTTCGACGGTGACCTGATCATCGCGGAGGATCTGACCACGGTGCAGCTCCCACCCCGCCGGGTAGCCTCGGCCGGGTGA
- the msrA gene encoding peptide-methionine (S)-S-oxide reductase MsrA, translating into MFLRRMNAEMVSPDQALPGRPIAMPVADRHEVLGTPLKGPFPEGLQVAVFGMGCFWGAERLFWTLPGVYTTSAGYAGGITKNPTYEETCSGRTGHAEVVQVVYDPSKINYEDLLKVFWENHDPTQGMRQGNDVGTQYRSAIYTTTDEQRTIAESSRDAFQPIVTRAGKGEITTEIAPLGSYYFAEDYHQQYLAPTKNPNGYCNHGPNGLSCPVGVARVGG; encoded by the coding sequence GTGTTTCTGCGCCGTATGAACGCCGAGATGGTTTCGCCCGACCAGGCCCTGCCGGGCCGCCCGATCGCCATGCCGGTCGCCGACCGGCACGAGGTGCTGGGCACCCCGTTGAAGGGCCCGTTCCCGGAGGGGCTTCAGGTAGCGGTCTTCGGCATGGGCTGTTTCTGGGGCGCCGAGCGACTGTTCTGGACGCTGCCCGGCGTCTACACCACCTCCGCCGGCTACGCGGGTGGCATCACCAAGAACCCGACGTACGAGGAGACGTGCTCCGGCCGGACCGGGCACGCCGAGGTCGTCCAGGTGGTGTACGACCCCAGCAAGATCAACTATGAGGATCTGCTGAAGGTCTTCTGGGAGAACCACGACCCGACCCAGGGCATGCGCCAGGGCAACGACGTGGGCACCCAGTACCGCTCGGCGATCTACACCACCACGGACGAGCAGCGGACCATCGCGGAGTCGTCCCGGGACGCGTTCCAGCCGATCGTGACGCGGGCCGGCAAGGGTGAGATCACCACCGAGATCGCCCCGCTCGGCAGCTACTACTTCGCCGAGGACTACCACCAGCAGTACCTCGCCCCGACCAAGAACCCGAACGGGTACTGCAACCACGGCCCGAACGGCCTGAGCTGCCCGGTCGGCGTGGCCCGCGTCGGCGGCTGA
- a CDS encoding HIT family protein, translated as MSGCVFCGIVAGKVPAFRVADTPDGVAFLDTRPVFKGHVLVVPRVHLVTLAELLPGYFAMVQRLAVAVETALGAGGTFVAMNNKVSQSVPHLHTHVVPRTKGDGLRGFFWPRTRYDDDTEAQTYADRVAAALPRGA; from the coding sequence ATGAGCGGTTGCGTGTTCTGCGGGATCGTGGCGGGCAAGGTGCCGGCGTTCCGGGTGGCGGACACCCCGGACGGGGTGGCGTTCCTGGACACCCGGCCGGTGTTCAAGGGGCACGTGCTGGTGGTGCCCCGGGTGCACCTGGTGACCCTGGCCGAACTGCTGCCCGGCTACTTCGCCATGGTCCAGCGGCTGGCGGTGGCGGTGGAGACCGCTCTCGGCGCCGGTGGGACGTTCGTGGCCATGAACAACAAGGTGTCCCAATCGGTGCCCCACCTGCACACCCACGTGGTCCCGCGCACCAAGGGCGACGGGTTGCGCGGTTTCTTCTGGCCGCGCACCCGGTACGACGACGACACCGAGGCCCAGACGTACGCCGACCGGGTCGCCGCGGCGCTTCCCCGTGGGGCCTGA